One genomic window of Vibrio natriegens NBRC 15636 = ATCC 14048 = DSM 759 includes the following:
- the putA gene encoding bifunctional proline dehydrogenase/L-glutamate gamma-semialdehyde dehydrogenase PutA, whose product MFTATNVLTPEFIEQPLDKLWSLISPLYMVDESQWLEQLLPLATPTEEEKSAITIQTTQLIEAIRADKKSIQMIDALLLEYSLDTQEGILLMCLAEALMRIPDSATADALIKDKLSVADWKSHLKNSDSVFVNASTWGLMLTGKVVGLGEKGSQSPSQAVNRLVNKFSEPVIRKAMYQAMKIMGHQFVRGRTIEEAQKNGRPMRDKGFTYSFDMLGEAALTTADANKYFKDYLMAIEAVGRETYGSDTSPAPSISIKLSALHPRYEVANEERVMTELYDSLMQLLKRAIEVDVAITIDAEEADRLELSLKLFEKVYRSDLVKGWGKFGLVIQAYSKRALPVLVWINALAKEQGDLIPLRLVKGAYWDSEIKWSQQAGYDNYPVYTRKEATDVAYLACARFLLSDGVRGNIFPQFASHNAHTVTAIAVMAQHKDYEFQRLHGMGDSLYNHVMAKYGQPVRIYAPVGSHADLLPYLVRRLLENGANSSFVHRLVDARCPIYELTHHPVDVLTGFDTLNNDKIPLPSGIFPERKNSYGVNVDIESEAKPFETQVESFLNNTWTAGPVINGESFAESMIKDNAAEIVTAPYDRRIEAGKVAFATLDHVSSAIQAAQSAFPAWKDTAIEQKAQCLDSLADLMEENLAELVAICHKEAGKTIHDSIDEVREAVDFCRYYAKQAQNLKPFELEGFDGVKRISSREGLGVFVCISPWNFPLAIFLGQVTAALVAGNTVVAKPAEQTSLIAARAIELMLEAGFPAGVIQLLPGRGGEIGHALTSHDAIAGVAFTGSTATAQRINVTLAERTAKPVPFIAETGGQNAMIVDSTALPEQVVRDVIRSAFASAGQRCSALRVLFVQEDVADRIITLIQGAMNELKVGLPYLHETDVGPVIDQNAKQKLQAHIEQMSKTQKKVAELNLNEACQYGDFVSPSAFEISGIDVLKEEQFGPILHIVRFKASELPNVVEQINQTGFGLTMGIHSRNETTYRWIEKHARVGNCYINRDQVGAVVGVQPFGGQGLSGTGPKAGGPHYLYRFTQPVLAQQIVAQAENA is encoded by the coding sequence ATGTTTACAGCTACAAACGTGTTGACACCGGAGTTTATCGAGCAGCCGCTTGATAAGTTGTGGTCACTGATCTCGCCATTGTATATGGTGGACGAGTCTCAATGGCTAGAGCAATTATTGCCGCTAGCGACGCCGACAGAGGAAGAAAAATCGGCGATCACTATCCAAACGACCCAACTTATCGAAGCCATTCGTGCCGATAAGAAGTCAATCCAGATGATTGATGCCCTGCTGCTGGAATACAGCTTAGATACACAAGAAGGTATCTTGTTGATGTGTCTTGCAGAAGCATTAATGCGTATCCCTGATTCTGCGACTGCTGATGCGTTGATCAAAGACAAGCTAAGTGTTGCGGACTGGAAATCTCACCTGAAAAATTCAGACTCTGTTTTCGTTAACGCGTCAACATGGGGTCTTATGCTGACGGGTAAAGTGGTTGGTCTTGGTGAAAAAGGCAGCCAGAGCCCAAGTCAGGCTGTAAACCGTCTGGTGAACAAATTCTCTGAACCTGTGATTCGTAAAGCCATGTATCAGGCGATGAAGATCATGGGTCATCAGTTTGTTCGTGGCCGCACAATCGAAGAAGCGCAAAAAAATGGTCGCCCGATGCGCGACAAAGGTTTCACTTACTCATTTGATATGTTGGGTGAAGCGGCGCTGACCACAGCTGACGCGAATAAATACTTCAAAGATTACCTAATGGCTATCGAAGCGGTTGGTCGAGAGACTTACGGCAGCGATACCAGCCCAGCACCTTCTATTTCTATAAAGCTTTCTGCATTGCACCCACGCTATGAAGTTGCAAATGAAGAGCGTGTCATGACCGAGTTGTACGACTCGTTAATGCAGTTGCTAAAACGTGCGATTGAAGTAGATGTAGCGATTACGATTGATGCAGAAGAAGCCGATCGTCTTGAGCTTTCTTTAAAACTATTTGAGAAAGTCTACCGCAGCGACCTAGTGAAAGGCTGGGGCAAGTTTGGCCTGGTAATTCAGGCGTACTCGAAGCGTGCTCTTCCTGTCTTAGTATGGATAAATGCGCTAGCGAAAGAGCAGGGCGATCTTATCCCACTGCGTTTGGTTAAAGGTGCTTACTGGGACAGCGAAATTAAATGGTCTCAGCAAGCTGGCTACGACAACTACCCAGTTTACACTCGTAAAGAAGCGACGGACGTTGCCTACCTAGCTTGTGCTCGATTCCTATTGAGTGACGGCGTACGTGGCAATATCTTCCCGCAGTTTGCGAGTCACAACGCGCACACTGTGACGGCAATTGCAGTCATGGCGCAGCACAAAGATTATGAGTTCCAGCGCCTGCACGGCATGGGTGACTCACTTTACAACCATGTGATGGCTAAATACGGCCAGCCAGTGCGTATCTACGCGCCAGTTGGTAGCCATGCTGACCTGCTTCCTTATCTGGTTCGCCGTCTGTTAGAAAACGGTGCAAACAGCTCGTTTGTACACCGTTTGGTCGACGCTCGTTGCCCTATCTACGAGTTAACGCATCACCCTGTGGATGTGCTGACTGGTTTTGATACGTTGAACAACGACAAGATTCCATTGCCATCGGGTATTTTCCCAGAGCGCAAGAACTCTTATGGCGTAAACGTTGATATCGAAAGTGAAGCTAAACCATTTGAGACCCAAGTTGAAAGCTTCCTGAACAACACATGGACAGCTGGTCCTGTGATCAATGGTGAGTCTTTCGCTGAAAGCATGATCAAGGATAACGCTGCAGAGATCGTTACTGCGCCATACGATCGTCGTATCGAAGCAGGTAAAGTCGCTTTTGCTACGCTCGATCATGTGTCCTCTGCAATTCAAGCGGCTCAAAGTGCTTTCCCTGCGTGGAAAGATACGGCGATTGAGCAGAAAGCACAGTGCTTAGACTCACTTGCTGATTTGATGGAAGAGAATCTTGCTGAGTTGGTGGCGATTTGTCACAAGGAAGCAGGTAAGACGATTCACGATAGCATCGACGAAGTGCGCGAAGCGGTGGATTTCTGTCGTTACTACGCGAAGCAAGCTCAAAATCTAAAACCATTCGAGCTAGAAGGCTTTGACGGCGTTAAACGTATTTCGAGCCGTGAAGGTTTGGGTGTGTTTGTTTGTATCAGCCCATGGAACTTCCCTCTGGCGATTTTCCTTGGTCAGGTCACAGCAGCACTTGTTGCTGGTAACACAGTGGTAGCGAAACCGGCTGAACAAACCAGCTTGATTGCAGCTCGTGCAATTGAACTGATGCTGGAAGCTGGCTTCCCTGCAGGTGTTATTCAATTGCTTCCTGGTCGCGGTGGTGAAATCGGTCATGCACTGACTTCTCACGATGCGATTGCTGGTGTGGCATTTACCGGTTCGACAGCAACTGCACAGCGTATCAACGTGACATTGGCAGAGCGCACAGCGAAACCTGTTCCGTTTATCGCAGAAACAGGCGGTCAGAACGCGATGATCGTAGACAGTACAGCGCTGCCAGAACAGGTTGTACGTGATGTTATTCGTTCTGCGTTTGCATCAGCTGGTCAACGTTGTTCTGCACTACGTGTACTGTTTGTGCAGGAAGACGTTGCGGATCGAATCATCACGCTCATCCAAGGTGCGATGAATGAGCTAAAAGTTGGCTTACCGTATCTGCATGAAACCGATGTTGGTCCGGTTATCGACCAAAATGCGAAGCAAAAACTTCAGGCTCACATTGAGCAAATGAGCAAAACTCAGAAGAAAGTGGCTGAGTTGAACCTTAACGAAGCGTGTCAGTACGGTGATTTTGTATCACCAAGTGCGTTTGAAATCTCAGGCATTGATGTGCTGAAAGAAGAGCAATTTGGCCCAATTCTACACATTGTTCGCTTTAAAGCGTCTGAATTACCAAACGTTGTTGAGCAAATCAACCAAACGGGTTTTGGTCTGACCATGGGTATCCATAGTCGTAACGAAACCACTTACCGTTGGATTGAAAAACACGCTCGTGTTGGTAACTGCTACATCAACCGAGATCAAGTTGGTGCCGTAGTAGGTGTTCAACCTTTTGGTGGTCAAGGCTTGTCTGGTACTGGCCCTAAAGCTGGTGGTCCTCACTACTTGTACCGCTTTACTCAACCTGTTCTTGCTCAACAAATAGTTGCTCAAGCAGAGAACGCATAA
- the putP gene encoding sodium/proline symporter PutP: MIENSIAITSTFVAYLLIMVAIGVIAYKRTANSSDYFLGGRSLGPWPAALSAGASDMSGWLLLGLPGYAYAAGIEAFWLAGGLLVGTWANWLISAKRLRTYSIQTDALTLPEFLSRRFNDKSKLIQTISAFFILLFFLFYTSSGLVAGGKLFETVFGLDYTYAVIIGTVCVVSYTLFGGFLAVSWTDLVQGLLMAAALMIVPVAVMDGGLGQLSSDMHNINPELLTLWRDVKGEPLSAIAIISLAAWGLGYFGQPHILARFKATRSNKDLTTARRIAVGWTALSMAGAMLVGLVGLVWVGDHSGVQLEDGEKIFMLLVNTVFHPVIAGILLAAILAAVMSTADSQLLVSSSALAEDFYKQVFKPGASSEEIVMVGRVGVIVISLLALFLAMTPDSSVLGLVSYAWAGFGAAFGPAVVLSLYWSGMNRNGALAGILVGGVTIVLWKQLSGGWFDVYEIVPGIIFSTLAIFVVSKMTGGAAHDVLEQHKSYKQKLIDLD; encoded by the coding sequence ATGATAGAAAATAGCATTGCTATCACGTCCACTTTTGTGGCGTATTTATTAATCATGGTTGCCATTGGCGTTATTGCGTATAAGAGGACTGCTAACTCATCTGATTACTTCCTAGGTGGCCGTAGCCTAGGTCCGTGGCCTGCTGCGTTATCTGCAGGTGCTTCAGACATGAGTGGCTGGCTGCTACTTGGTCTACCAGGTTACGCTTATGCTGCGGGTATCGAGGCATTTTGGCTAGCAGGTGGTCTGCTGGTTGGTACATGGGCGAACTGGTTAATCAGTGCAAAACGTCTACGTACTTACAGTATCCAGACTGACGCGCTGACATTGCCAGAGTTCCTGTCACGTCGTTTCAACGACAAATCAAAACTGATCCAGACAATCTCTGCGTTTTTCATTCTTCTATTTTTCCTTTTCTACACCAGCTCTGGCTTGGTAGCAGGGGGCAAACTGTTTGAAACAGTATTTGGTCTAGATTACACCTATGCGGTTATTATTGGCACGGTGTGTGTGGTTTCTTACACACTATTCGGTGGCTTCCTAGCCGTATCTTGGACAGACTTGGTGCAAGGCCTGCTAATGGCTGCAGCACTGATGATCGTGCCTGTTGCAGTGATGGACGGTGGATTAGGCCAGCTTTCATCAGATATGCATAACATCAACCCTGAACTACTGACGCTTTGGCGTGATGTGAAAGGTGAGCCACTATCGGCTATCGCGATCATCTCTCTGGCAGCTTGGGGTCTGGGTTACTTCGGTCAGCCTCACATCCTGGCGCGTTTTAAAGCGACTCGTTCAAACAAAGATTTGACGACTGCACGCCGTATCGCAGTGGGTTGGACAGCACTTTCAATGGCGGGTGCAATGCTTGTAGGTCTTGTTGGCCTTGTATGGGTTGGTGATCACTCTGGTGTTCAACTAGAAGATGGAGAGAAAATCTTCATGCTACTGGTTAACACGGTATTCCACCCAGTTATCGCAGGTATCCTGCTTGCAGCGATTCTTGCAGCGGTAATGAGTACAGCAGACTCTCAGCTTCTTGTTTCTTCTTCAGCTCTAGCAGAAGATTTCTACAAGCAAGTATTTAAACCAGGCGCATCTTCAGAAGAAATCGTAATGGTTGGCCGTGTAGGCGTGATCGTGATTTCTCTGCTTGCTCTGTTCTTGGCAATGACACCAGACAGTTCAGTACTAGGACTTGTATCTTACGCTTGGGCAGGCTTTGGTGCCGCATTTGGCCCAGCAGTAGTACTTAGCCTTTACTGGAGCGGTATGAACCGTAACGGCGCTCTGGCAGGTATTCTGGTTGGTGGTGTGACTATCGTTCTATGGAAACAGCTATCAGGCGGTTGGTTCGATGTTTACGAAATCGTACCGGGAATCATCTTCTCTACATTGGCTATCTTTGTAGTAAGTAAAATGACTGGTGGTGCTGCGCACGACGTATTGGAGCAACACAAGTCATACAAACAGAAATTGATTGATTTGGACTAA
- a CDS encoding Lrp/AsnC family transcriptional regulator, with protein sequence MSYQLDRIDLHILRVLHSRGRIPVVELAKQINLTTSPCSDRVKRLEKEGYINGYHAELNAEKLGLDVQVFIHIRLDQTSFSIFEKFAKAVELMPEIEECYSLSGDFDTMIKVRVKSMKAYQEFMSSKLGTLPGVIQTRSEVVIEEHKTGFGVNPELLG encoded by the coding sequence ATGAGTTATCAATTGGACAGGATTGACCTGCATATTTTGAGAGTGCTTCATTCACGAGGCCGAATTCCAGTTGTTGAACTAGCAAAGCAGATAAATCTAACGACGTCGCCTTGTTCTGATCGGGTTAAAAGACTAGAAAAAGAAGGCTATATCAATGGCTATCATGCGGAGCTGAATGCAGAAAAATTGGGTCTGGACGTGCAAGTGTTCATTCACATTCGTCTAGATCAAACCAGCTTCTCGATATTTGAGAAATTTGCCAAGGCGGTTGAGTTGATGCCTGAAATCGAGGAGTGTTATTCGCTCTCCGGGGATTTCGATACCATGATTAAAGTTCGCGTCAAAAGCATGAAAGCGTATCAGGAATTTATGTCGAGCAAGCTTGGCACCCTGCCGGGAGTAATTCAGACACGCAGTGAAGTGGTGATAGAAGAACATAAAACCGGATTTGGTGTGAACCCTGAGCTGTTGGGTTAA
- a CDS encoding arginine deiminase-related protein: MLLHESVPQFANGNEESTQSALRHTANCVVMVPPKEFRFNEETARDNEFQNQVSLSQKEVSQKTMAEFAAMVATLRQEGVQVVEFDYPLSEVATPDAVFPNNWFSTTCDGTLYTFPMACENRQKEVRPDALVAALAKAGREVSQQASLTEYVNDQAYLESTGVMIFDHFNKTVYAALSQRCDRLVLEDYANRIGYDRVISFQTRLPSGSPIYHTNVMMAVGEQFCVICDEVIPEFERRFVLKSLAKDKQVISISIEQMNQFCGNILQLETVNGDKVIAMSQSAYDAFSPAQRNQLATHGKLLPFDVTTIESIGGGSVRCMLGEVFLPSRQAML, encoded by the coding sequence ATGCTATTACACGAATCAGTACCCCAATTTGCAAATGGGAACGAAGAAAGCACACAAAGTGCTCTGCGCCATACCGCAAACTGCGTAGTGATGGTGCCACCTAAAGAATTTCGCTTTAACGAAGAAACTGCGAGAGACAACGAGTTTCAGAATCAGGTGTCACTCAGCCAGAAAGAAGTTTCTCAAAAAACCATGGCTGAATTTGCTGCGATGGTAGCAACCTTGCGCCAGGAAGGCGTTCAGGTGGTGGAGTTTGATTATCCTCTGTCAGAAGTTGCGACGCCAGATGCGGTATTCCCGAATAACTGGTTTAGTACAACGTGTGATGGGACCTTATATACGTTCCCGATGGCGTGTGAAAACCGTCAGAAAGAAGTTCGTCCAGACGCTCTTGTCGCCGCGTTAGCGAAAGCGGGACGAGAGGTATCACAGCAAGCTAGCTTAACCGAATACGTTAACGATCAGGCGTATCTGGAAAGTACTGGTGTGATGATTTTTGATCATTTTAACAAGACAGTTTATGCGGCACTTTCTCAGCGCTGTGACCGTTTAGTTCTGGAAGATTATGCAAATCGTATTGGCTACGATCGCGTGATTTCATTCCAAACACGTTTGCCTTCTGGCTCACCGATTTACCATACCAATGTAATGATGGCGGTAGGTGAACAGTTCTGTGTTATCTGTGACGAAGTAATCCCTGAGTTCGAGCGTCGCTTTGTGCTGAAATCACTGGCGAAAGACAAGCAAGTGATCTCGATTTCGATTGAGCAGATGAATCAGTTTTGCGGCAACATCCTTCAACTGGAAACCGTGAATGGTGACAAGGTGATTGCGATGTCTCAATCGGCATACGATGCGTTTTCACCAGCACAAAGAAACCAGTTAGCGACGCACGGTAAGTTACTGCCGTTTGATGTGACGACAATCGAATCTATCGGTGGTGGTTCTGTTCGCTGTATGTTGGGTGAAGTCTTCTTGCCAAGCCGTCAAGCTATGCTGTAA
- a CDS encoding helix-turn-helix domain-containing protein, whose product MTDSDNPKAPLYKDIMLPRPAELITLPSYMECHDHSYTQIVIGLKGQAEFEVRGKGNLVGPGQGCVVTACSDHAFGGVINQSDILVLNMPKPTNDDPEMLDKLNNLERSHLYFKLDSQIQKLIQMLVQEMRSHPEDLLLSRACNDTVIALMQRHISAFETSRKESRFDLEAIDRYIEQHLSHKISVAQLAGRVFLGESQFHCLFKEQMGITPHQYVLGKRIDMARELINQGQLSLGQIAEFTGFSNQSTFTHTFTRLQGLSPSQYKKQIG is encoded by the coding sequence ATGACTGATTCAGATAACCCGAAAGCCCCGCTATATAAAGATATTATGCTGCCTCGCCCTGCAGAACTGATCACGCTTCCATCTTATATGGAATGCCATGATCATTCTTATACTCAGATTGTCATTGGGTTGAAAGGACAAGCTGAATTTGAAGTGCGCGGGAAGGGAAATCTCGTCGGGCCGGGTCAGGGATGCGTGGTAACCGCTTGCTCTGATCATGCTTTCGGAGGGGTGATAAATCAGTCAGATATTTTGGTACTCAATATGCCAAAACCGACCAATGACGATCCGGAAATGTTGGATAAACTCAACAATTTGGAGCGTTCGCATCTGTACTTCAAGCTAGATAGTCAAATTCAGAAGCTGATACAGATGCTGGTTCAGGAGATGCGCAGTCACCCAGAAGATCTGTTATTGAGCCGTGCTTGTAACGATACGGTCATCGCACTGATGCAGCGCCATATCTCCGCTTTTGAAACCAGCCGCAAAGAGTCCCGTTTTGATCTGGAAGCGATCGACCGCTACATCGAGCAGCATTTAAGCCATAAGATCAGTGTTGCTCAACTCGCTGGTCGAGTGTTTTTAGGTGAAAGTCAGTTCCACTGCTTATTCAAAGAGCAAATGGGAATTACACCGCATCAGTATGTTTTGGGTAAACGCATTGATATGGCGCGAGAGTTAATCAATCAAGGACAGCTATCGCTGGGGCAAATTGCAGAGTTCACAGGTTTCTCTAACCAAAGTACGTTCACCCATACTTTCACTCGTCTTCAGGGATTATCGCCTTCACAATATAAGAAACAGATTGGATAA
- the ahpF gene encoding alkyl hydroperoxide reductase subunit F has product MLDQAIQQQLKQYLANVKEDVRLVVSLDESKAANDILSLANQIAEMSEHISVVRDDAASDRKPVMAVTNPTKGTALSFAGLPMGHEFTSLVLALLHSGGHPIKLEPEVIEQIAALDRELDVEIFISLSCQNCPDVVQAFNMMAAINPKVKATMIDGALFQDEVKQRDIMAVPSVFVNGELFGQGRMSLTEILNKVDDSASEKAAKALDEKEPYDVLVVGGGPGGSAAALYAARKGIRTGVVAKRFGGQVMDTMAIENFVSVKRTEGPKLAADLGEHLKEYDVDVVTEQQAKKLMGAAHTEDGLIHIQLESGATLKSQSVILSPGARWREMNVPGEQEYRNKGVAYCPHCDGPLFKGKKTAVIGGGNSGIEAAIDLAGIVEHVTVLEFADVLRADQVLINKANSLPNVDIITMAQTTEVVGDGKRVTGLKYKDRNTDEIKELELSGIFVQIGLVPNTEWLKDSDVNLSPRGEIEVGSHGETSLEGVFAAGDATTVPYKQIIIAMGEGAKASLGAFDYLIRKQG; this is encoded by the coding sequence ATGTTAGACCAAGCGATCCAACAACAACTCAAACAATATCTGGCTAATGTAAAAGAAGACGTACGTCTAGTGGTTAGCCTAGATGAAAGCAAAGCGGCAAATGATATTTTGTCTCTCGCTAATCAAATCGCAGAAATGAGCGAGCATATTTCTGTTGTTCGTGACGACGCAGCCAGTGACCGTAAACCAGTAATGGCGGTAACCAACCCGACTAAAGGAACAGCACTTAGCTTTGCTGGCCTGCCTATGGGCCATGAATTTACGTCACTAGTCCTTGCTCTGCTTCACTCTGGCGGTCACCCAATCAAGCTAGAGCCAGAAGTGATTGAACAAATCGCTGCGCTAGATAGAGAACTGGATGTAGAAATCTTTATTTCTCTGTCTTGTCAGAACTGTCCTGATGTTGTTCAGGCGTTTAACATGATGGCAGCGATTAACCCGAAAGTGAAAGCAACCATGATCGACGGTGCTTTGTTCCAAGACGAAGTGAAACAGCGCGATATCATGGCAGTACCAAGTGTATTCGTTAACGGTGAGCTGTTCGGCCAAGGCCGCATGTCACTTACAGAAATTCTGAACAAAGTCGACGACAGCGCAAGCGAGAAAGCAGCCAAAGCACTGGATGAAAAAGAACCGTACGACGTACTCGTTGTAGGTGGCGGCCCTGGTGGTAGTGCAGCAGCGCTTTACGCAGCACGTAAAGGCATCCGCACTGGTGTTGTGGCTAAACGTTTTGGTGGTCAGGTTATGGACACCATGGCGATCGAAAACTTTGTTTCGGTGAAACGCACTGAAGGCCCTAAGCTGGCGGCTGATCTAGGCGAGCATTTGAAAGAGTACGACGTTGACGTTGTGACAGAGCAACAAGCTAAAAAGCTAATGGGCGCAGCACATACTGAAGATGGTCTTATCCACATTCAGTTAGAAAGTGGCGCAACGCTTAAGAGTCAAAGTGTTATTTTGAGCCCAGGTGCTCGCTGGCGTGAAATGAATGTTCCTGGTGAGCAAGAGTACCGTAATAAAGGCGTTGCATACTGCCCACACTGTGATGGACCGCTATTCAAAGGTAAAAAGACGGCTGTTATCGGTGGCGGTAACTCAGGTATCGAAGCGGCAATCGACCTTGCAGGTATTGTGGAGCATGTAACGGTTCTTGAATTTGCTGATGTTTTACGTGCTGACCAAGTACTGATCAACAAAGCGAACTCGCTACCAAACGTTGACATCATTACCATGGCACAAACAACGGAAGTTGTAGGTGACGGCAAGCGCGTGACTGGCCTGAAATACAAAGACCGCAACACAGATGAAATCAAAGAACTTGAGCTATCGGGTATCTTCGTTCAAATCGGTCTTGTTCCTAACACAGAGTGGCTGAAAGATTCAGATGTGAACTTGTCTCCACGCGGTGAAATTGAAGTAGGCAGTCACGGTGAAACCAGCCTAGAAGGTGTATTTGCTGCGGGTGACGCAACAACGGTTCCTTACAAACAGATCATCATTGCGATGGGTGAAGGTGCAAAAGCAAGCTTAGGCGCGTTTGACTACCTGATTCGTAAGCAAGGTTAA
- a CDS encoding arylsulfatase, giving the protein MKIKSIAAMIGAALPVTALAAEKPNIVVIFGDDIGWQNVSAYGMGTMGYKTPNIDSIANEGIMFTDHYAQPSSTAGRAAFITGQYPIRSGMTTVQMPGGTLGIQKGSPSLAEVLKEAGYATGQFGKNHLGDQNFSLPTVHGFDEFFGNLYHLNTQEEHEQRDFQNFAKEYSGSVEEYEKKFGTRGVLHCFATETEDKTVEPRFGAVGKQKCTDTGPLGQERMKNFDREEMLPAAVNFIDKSIKDNKPFFTWINTSRMHLYTRLDEKWRYAAEHLTSEYDVYGSGMMQHDDDIGFLLEELKKRGLTENTIIVYSTDNGPEHSSWPHGGTTPFRGEKMTTYEGGVRVPTMVKWPGVIPPGQVLNGIQGHQDLFTTLASAAGVKDVKEKMIKEKKQYIDGIDNLAYWKGESDKSARNSIFYYFESQLSAIRLGPWKFHFAIAEHYYDNLLPLAKPKVYNLRADPFESYDSVDSNGHLAQKVSWMLAPVSEMMAEHVQSLVDYPPTQGGTTFDMSKVIEDAMSASQQ; this is encoded by the coding sequence ATGAAAATCAAATCAATTGCAGCAATGATAGGAGCAGCTTTACCAGTAACGGCTCTGGCCGCTGAAAAGCCAAATATTGTGGTAATTTTCGGCGATGATATTGGTTGGCAAAACGTCAGTGCGTATGGCATGGGTACGATGGGATACAAAACACCGAACATCGACAGTATCGCCAATGAAGGCATCATGTTTACCGATCACTATGCCCAACCTAGCTCTACTGCAGGCCGTGCAGCATTTATTACCGGGCAATACCCGATTCGTTCGGGGATGACTACTGTGCAGATGCCCGGCGGTACTCTAGGGATTCAAAAAGGATCGCCTTCCCTGGCTGAGGTATTAAAAGAAGCAGGCTATGCGACCGGACAATTTGGTAAAAACCATCTGGGTGACCAAAACTTTTCCCTGCCAACTGTCCATGGTTTTGATGAGTTCTTCGGCAACTTATACCACTTAAACACCCAAGAAGAACACGAACAGAGAGATTTCCAAAACTTCGCCAAGGAATATTCAGGCTCAGTTGAAGAGTACGAGAAAAAATTTGGTACTCGTGGCGTGTTACATTGCTTCGCTACAGAAACCGAAGACAAAACGGTTGAGCCTAGGTTTGGGGCTGTTGGTAAACAAAAATGTACCGACACAGGCCCTCTGGGTCAGGAGCGTATGAAGAACTTTGACCGTGAAGAAATGCTGCCGGCGGCGGTCAACTTTATCGATAAATCCATAAAAGACAACAAGCCGTTCTTTACTTGGATAAACACCAGCCGAATGCACTTGTACACACGCTTAGATGAAAAATGGCGCTACGCAGCAGAGCATCTTACCAGTGAATATGATGTCTACGGCAGCGGCATGATGCAGCACGATGATGACATTGGTTTTTTACTGGAAGAACTTAAAAAAAGAGGCTTAACAGAGAACACCATCATCGTCTACTCAACAGATAATGGCCCAGAGCACTCATCGTGGCCTCATGGTGGTACGACACCATTCCGCGGTGAAAAAATGACCACCTATGAAGGTGGGGTTAGAGTACCGACCATGGTCAAATGGCCTGGCGTTATTCCTCCAGGGCAAGTACTGAATGGTATTCAAGGACACCAGGATCTCTTTACTACTTTAGCCTCTGCCGCGGGGGTTAAAGATGTTAAAGAGAAAATGATCAAAGAGAAAAAACAGTACATCGATGGTATTGATAACTTAGCGTACTGGAAGGGTGAGTCAGACAAATCGGCCCGCAACTCGATTTTTTACTATTTTGAAAGTCAGCTGTCAGCGATTCGCCTTGGTCCTTGGAAGTTCCACTTTGCCATTGCCGAACACTACTATGACAACTTATTACCTTTAGCTAAACCTAAAGTGTACAACTTACGTGCCGACCCATTCGAAAGTTATGATTCAGTAGACTCAAACGGTCACTTAGCTCAGAAAGTCTCTTGGATGCTTGCACCTGTAAGTGAAATGATGGCAGAACATGTCCAAAGCTTAGTGGACTATCCTCCGACACAAGGCGGTACGACTTTTGATATGTCTAAAGTGATAGAAGATGCAATGAGCGCTTCGCAGCAATAA
- a CDS encoding 1-pyrroline-5-carboxylate dehydrogenase: MVHQITYFKDAFSAWEQWNLTDFDYKCEHALAFKSALEGHNATVAKVVSYHLQQASALLAETHQLVGPTGETNELYAAGRGVALVICENNTENTTNALYSAFAMITCALIAGNSVVICSDNIELNQLVTKAVSSTNLPSNLVQVVAYDASAPLLESDVRSVGYVGHSKVEHALNLQLAKRDGAIVGLVSETDLESPKLAHDPHLSLRFITERTRTINITAVGGNATLLELGNETH; encoded by the coding sequence ATGGTTCATCAGATCACATATTTTAAAGATGCATTTTCTGCGTGGGAACAGTGGAATCTGACCGATTTTGATTACAAATGCGAGCACGCGCTGGCATTTAAATCTGCACTAGAAGGGCACAATGCCACAGTAGCAAAAGTGGTTTCATACCACTTGCAACAGGCGTCAGCACTTCTTGCAGAAACTCATCAGTTAGTAGGGCCTACTGGTGAAACTAACGAGCTGTATGCTGCAGGTCGTGGCGTAGCTTTGGTGATTTGTGAAAACAACACCGAAAATACGACTAACGCGTTATACAGTGCATTTGCAATGATCACCTGTGCCTTAATTGCTGGTAACAGTGTTGTGATTTGCAGCGACAATATCGAACTAAACCAACTGGTGACAAAAGCGGTATCGTCGACGAACCTCCCATCTAACTTAGTCCAGGTAGTTGCGTATGACGCCTCAGCACCGTTGCTTGAGAGTGATGTACGTAGTGTGGGTTATGTTGGGCATTCTAAGGTTGAGCACGCGCTCAATCTTCAACTGGCTAAGCGCGATGGTGCCATCGTCGGCTTAGTTTCTGAAACGGATTTAGAGTCACCGAAATTGGCTCATGATCCTCATCTGTCGTTACGCTTTATTACTGAGCGTACTCGAACGATAAATATTACCGCGGTGGGTGGTAACGCAACTCTACTCGAGCTGGGGAACGAAACTCACTAA